Proteins from a single region of Sneathiella aquimaris:
- a CDS encoding bifunctional [glutamine synthetase] adenylyltransferase/[glutamine synthetase]-adenylyl-L-tyrosine phosphorylase, translated as MPDTEKLKLIQEFMSLPNPGNEEYLKVGMDNWSDKIKTNSSIEEFARKYGEIKAVQSLLAAIFGNSPYLSHCLLSDPQFFIEILTDGPDDTLDRFYNKLEETLSPTSSMEQVMSILRGAKKQIALLTAITDISSVWPLEKITRTLADFASYAVEACFSQQLRSAHDKGDLLLPHPETPCLGSGLIVLGMGKLGAWELNYSSDIDLIVLFDSDLLNYTGRKSLGDCMVRMTRNLIKMMQERTADGYVFRTDLRLRPDPGATPIALSLAAAHTYYESQGQNWERAAMIKARPIAGDIHAGEEFIEFLKPFVWRKFLDFAAIADIQAIKSQIHAHKGFADISLDGHNIKIGRGGIREIEFFCQTQQLIEGGRNPALRSPSTMVTLQDLTDAGKTTDTVKEDLQNAYVFLRTLEHRLQMIHDEQTQLLPADTKSLNKLGVFMGYDNPDEFRDMLKTTLQTVKTHYDNLFKFEEETDGPSLRLVFTGSDDDPETLASLNSLGYEEPQRVNQLIREWHHGRYRCTRTVRAQQLLTKLVPTILEDLADNANPDAAFLRFDSFLKKLPSGVQLFSLFSAHPSLLKLVAKIMGMAPDLADRLAHNPLLLDGVISSDFMDPIPDKYELQQDLELMLSTARDFQDILDFSRRWLNDLKFRVGVQILHNIEHGSNLGATVAAGAALTRLAEVVLSSLLPRVEQELELKHGTVPNGSFAVIAAGKLGSREMTPRSDADLIFVFDAPSETTMTDGKKPIPAGLFYTRLSQRLINSLSALTGEGALYEVDMRLRPHGKSGPLALSLEGFEKYYRQDAWTWEHLALTRARAVAGDWECIEKADAALLRILSLPRDRAQISRDVQSMQNRLHKEHSSKPVWALKHHPGGIMDLEFICQFLKLVHGHNHPEVLSPNTIESIEALNKANILNQEDTQTLSDTMKFYLNLQGLIRLSLKDRIVTDAIPSPLKTALAAAVNCHDFKDLCDTVVKKQTLITALFSKVIKSE; from the coding sequence ATGCCTGACACGGAAAAACTGAAACTCATTCAGGAATTTATGTCCCTTCCTAACCCGGGTAATGAAGAATATCTGAAAGTTGGAATGGACAATTGGTCGGACAAAATAAAAACCAATTCTAGTATTGAAGAGTTTGCCCGAAAATATGGCGAAATAAAGGCCGTTCAATCTTTGTTGGCTGCAATTTTTGGGAACAGTCCTTATTTATCCCATTGCCTGCTCTCGGATCCTCAGTTTTTTATCGAAATCCTGACGGATGGGCCGGACGACACACTTGACCGGTTTTACAATAAACTTGAAGAAACCCTGTCTCCAACAAGTAGTATGGAACAGGTCATGTCAATCTTGCGAGGCGCGAAAAAACAAATCGCATTGCTGACCGCCATTACTGACATTTCATCTGTTTGGCCGCTGGAAAAAATCACCAGAACACTTGCAGATTTTGCCAGCTATGCGGTAGAAGCCTGCTTTTCCCAACAATTACGCAGCGCCCATGATAAAGGCGATCTCCTTCTGCCGCATCCTGAAACCCCCTGCCTGGGATCCGGCCTGATCGTCCTGGGCATGGGAAAACTCGGTGCATGGGAACTGAACTATTCGAGCGATATCGACCTGATCGTTCTGTTTGACAGTGATTTGCTGAACTATACTGGCCGAAAATCCTTGGGCGACTGTATGGTCCGCATGACCCGTAATCTCATCAAAATGATGCAGGAACGGACAGCCGATGGATATGTCTTTAGAACCGATCTACGCCTGCGCCCCGATCCAGGCGCGACGCCTATTGCCCTCTCCCTTGCTGCCGCACATACTTATTACGAAAGTCAGGGGCAAAACTGGGAACGGGCCGCCATGATCAAGGCCAGACCCATTGCCGGTGATATCCATGCGGGTGAAGAATTTATCGAGTTTTTAAAACCCTTTGTTTGGCGCAAATTTCTGGATTTTGCTGCCATTGCCGACATTCAGGCGATCAAGTCGCAGATCCATGCTCATAAAGGCTTCGCAGATATATCACTGGATGGCCATAATATTAAAATCGGCCGAGGTGGCATTCGGGAGATCGAGTTCTTTTGTCAAACTCAACAGCTTATTGAAGGGGGCAGAAACCCTGCCCTTCGATCCCCGTCCACAATGGTGACGCTTCAAGATCTTACAGATGCCGGAAAAACAACCGACACCGTTAAAGAGGATCTTCAAAATGCCTATGTCTTTTTAAGGACGCTGGAACATCGCCTGCAGATGATCCATGACGAACAAACGCAATTACTACCCGCTGACACAAAAAGCCTGAATAAACTGGGTGTTTTCATGGGATATGACAATCCCGATGAATTTCGAGACATGTTGAAAACAACGCTGCAAACTGTCAAAACCCATTACGATAACCTTTTCAAGTTTGAAGAAGAGACAGACGGGCCAAGCTTGCGACTGGTTTTTACCGGATCAGACGACGACCCGGAAACATTGGCCTCGCTAAACAGTCTTGGATATGAAGAACCGCAAAGAGTTAATCAGCTTATTCGCGAATGGCATCACGGCCGCTACCGCTGCACCAGAACAGTGCGGGCACAGCAATTACTGACAAAATTGGTGCCGACCATTCTGGAAGATTTAGCCGACAACGCCAATCCAGATGCAGCATTTCTACGATTTGATTCATTCCTGAAGAAACTGCCATCGGGCGTTCAGCTTTTTTCCCTGTTCAGTGCTCATCCAAGCCTGCTGAAACTTGTCGCCAAAATCATGGGAATGGCGCCAGACCTGGCGGATCGACTGGCCCATAATCCATTGCTGTTAGATGGTGTAATATCCTCTGATTTCATGGACCCAATCCCGGACAAATATGAATTACAGCAGGATCTGGAATTAATGCTGTCGACTGCCCGGGATTTTCAGGACATTCTGGACTTTTCTCGACGTTGGCTCAATGATCTGAAATTCCGGGTTGGTGTGCAGATCCTCCATAATATTGAACATGGCAGTAATCTTGGCGCAACGGTTGCTGCGGGCGCCGCTCTCACCCGCCTTGCCGAAGTTGTCCTCTCTAGCCTGTTGCCGCGCGTCGAACAGGAACTGGAATTAAAACACGGAACCGTCCCCAACGGCAGTTTTGCAGTCATAGCTGCAGGTAAGCTCGGTAGCCGGGAAATGACCCCGCGCTCAGACGCAGACTTGATCTTTGTGTTTGATGCGCCCAGCGAAACAACGATGACTGATGGCAAAAAGCCAATTCCCGCAGGTTTATTCTATACCCGGTTAAGCCAGCGCTTAATCAACAGTTTAAGTGCCCTCACTGGCGAGGGAGCACTTTACGAAGTCGACATGCGCCTGCGCCCACATGGAAAGTCTGGCCCCCTCGCCCTCAGCCTCGAAGGGTTTGAGAAATATTATCGACAAGATGCCTGGACATGGGAGCATTTAGCCTTAACCCGCGCTCGCGCTGTTGCTGGGGATTGGGAGTGTATTGAAAAAGCGGATGCCGCCTTATTAAGAATATTATCGTTGCCGCGCGACCGTGCGCAGATTTCACGCGATGTGCAATCAATGCAGAACAGACTTCATAAAGAGCATTCCAGCAAACCGGTCTGGGCTCTAAAACACCATCCTGGAGGTATTATGGATCTGGAGTTCATTTGCCAGTTCCTGAAACTTGTGCACGGACATAACCACCCGGAAGTATTATCACCGAATACAATCGAGAGCATTGAGGCGTTGAACAAAGCCAATATTCTGAACCAGGAGGACACCCAGACCCTGAGTGATACCATGAAGTTTTACCTTAATCTTCAAGGGCTGATCCGCCTGTCTCTAAAAGATCGGATTGTGACGGATGCCATACCCAGTCCGTTAAAAACGGCACTGGCCGCAGCCGTCAACTGCCATGATTTTAAAGACTTATGTGACACCGTGGTGAAAAAACAGACTTTAATCACAGCTCTCTTCTCAAAAGTAATAAAATCAGAATAA
- a CDS encoding YhdP family protein, with product MIKASAKILTRTFLSVLVLLALVVFLLVGALSYGPISFSFAAPYINQLLASQYPDMEFGFSDLQLLWDSEDKDLVFGVNNVSIKRNDEPIAQIPAVTVTFSGEALVKGRIAPSGLEFSGLKVLLTREESGAIRLGYSYDEERSNKAVSIDQQDQASLLVIHDLLNSLGTRKSSSDLTAYLERLEIYQSGLFIEDEKLNKLWRVTSANMVIWRTEEGLTGRLQGDAHIGDESINLIANAAYSRDRFTTVVNTRITDFPPSILAKEIPELDILKGISLPVSGDINISFDPAFTPQQVGFKLETGEGQVDIPSLYTAPLNIQSVRAEGHTAAPFDAINLNSAIIEAKGRGPTITMSGSFVNDAENGLGMSIEGSLPKLYADDLPVYWPYSAAVDAYKWVTAKIKDGIVHNTTFRMDLPAGAMKEGIIPDGAIELKFSFEKASADYFAPLPKVTDVSGNVVLTEKQIHITDLSGTLLDMDLPSGNVLIYDFEKKNQTADIRLQVKGQSKSIFEFLDRKPLELVTDYGIVPDKMQGEGVVDARFVFPLLDNLTLEKVVYEASGSFKDAYIPNVFQDINLGDGDLDVTVSTEEINVSGPAKLNGNPAQILFQAYLRGKKKGVRRYEVQAKLDETARQSLGADLDFIKGSAGASLAVDVQPSGKATGVVTLNLLETDISFDALHIHKPIGVTGLLGLQFATDGTGKTDLSNVRLSADQLELVGKGSFDQDGLSSFAVDRLIVGESDLALNVNRVAANEYALNVSGPVLDLRPFVLKEKVAEADGISEKTEDVADEKALIWNSNIKIGTALLAGGVALKNLSGQLSAKNDVIQKGDIAARFTDEFGISFALRENKNGRQFEFQSDHAGLLLRGLDVYDNARDGTLEVSGMINDTGENSRTTGVMSMKEVRIVKAPVLGKILTLGSLGGIVELLQNDGMTFTTVEGPFVFQDDELSTKDFRAVGSIGITFTGSIDQKQKTIDGFGTVIPSYTLNSILGNIPILGRLLVGREGEGIFGFSYKVKGGSDNPDISVNPVSALAPGILRRMFFEPWGKDAEAPTVVTPEGQEIREEEGKP from the coding sequence TTGATTAAAGCATCTGCAAAAATACTTACCCGAACTTTTTTAAGTGTGCTTGTTCTTTTGGCGCTGGTGGTGTTTCTACTGGTCGGTGCATTAAGCTATGGGCCCATATCGTTTTCTTTCGCAGCGCCCTATATCAACCAGCTGCTGGCCAGTCAGTATCCGGATATGGAATTTGGGTTTAGTGACTTACAGTTATTATGGGACAGCGAAGATAAAGATCTGGTCTTCGGTGTGAATAATGTTTCGATCAAACGCAACGACGAGCCGATTGCTCAAATCCCTGCGGTTACGGTGACGTTTAGCGGTGAAGCGCTTGTGAAAGGGCGGATTGCCCCTTCAGGTCTAGAGTTTTCAGGCCTGAAAGTCTTACTGACACGCGAAGAAAGCGGCGCCATTCGGCTCGGATACAGTTATGACGAAGAAAGATCCAATAAAGCGGTTTCAATAGATCAGCAGGATCAGGCTTCGCTTTTGGTGATCCATGATCTACTGAACAGTCTGGGAACGCGGAAATCTTCGTCCGACTTAACGGCCTATCTGGAACGGCTGGAGATATATCAATCCGGATTATTTATTGAAGATGAAAAGCTGAATAAACTGTGGCGGGTTACATCTGCCAATATGGTTATCTGGCGGACGGAAGAAGGTTTAACGGGAAGACTGCAAGGCGATGCTCATATCGGCGATGAAAGTATCAACCTGATTGCAAACGCGGCATATTCGCGGGATCGGTTCACAACAGTTGTGAATACGCGTATTACTGACTTTCCGCCCTCGATACTGGCCAAAGAAATTCCAGAATTGGACATTTTGAAAGGCATTTCGCTGCCCGTAAGCGGCGACATCAATATTTCCTTTGATCCTGCGTTTACCCCCCAGCAGGTCGGTTTCAAACTTGAAACAGGTGAGGGGCAGGTCGATATTCCCAGTCTGTATACAGCCCCCCTGAATATACAATCTGTTCGAGCCGAAGGCCATACGGCGGCGCCCTTTGATGCCATCAACCTTAATTCGGCAATTATCGAAGCAAAAGGGCGGGGCCCAACGATCACAATGAGCGGGTCTTTTGTAAACGATGCTGAAAATGGATTAGGGATGTCTATTGAGGGGTCTTTACCGAAGCTGTATGCCGACGATCTGCCTGTCTATTGGCCGTATTCCGCAGCAGTAGATGCCTATAAATGGGTGACAGCAAAAATCAAGGACGGGATCGTTCATAACACGACATTTCGGATGGATTTGCCTGCCGGCGCGATGAAAGAAGGTATTATTCCGGACGGGGCAATAGAGTTGAAGTTTTCGTTCGAAAAAGCAAGCGCGGATTATTTTGCTCCGTTGCCGAAGGTCACCGATGTTTCGGGGAATGTGGTTCTGACCGAAAAACAGATCCACATCACGGACCTGTCTGGAACACTGTTGGATATGGACTTACCCAGCGGCAATGTCCTGATCTATGATTTTGAGAAGAAAAATCAAACCGCGGATATACGGTTACAGGTAAAAGGGCAGAGCAAAAGCATCTTTGAGTTTCTGGACCGAAAGCCATTGGAGCTCGTGACAGATTATGGAATTGTTCCCGATAAGATGCAGGGAGAGGGGGTCGTCGATGCCCGTTTTGTCTTTCCTTTGCTGGATAACCTGACACTGGAAAAAGTGGTCTATGAAGCGTCAGGTAGTTTTAAAGACGCGTATATTCCGAATGTTTTTCAGGACATTAATCTGGGCGATGGTGATCTGGACGTCACTGTGTCAACAGAGGAAATCAATGTATCCGGCCCCGCCAAATTGAACGGCAACCCGGCTCAAATTCTTTTCCAGGCCTATTTGCGCGGAAAGAAAAAAGGCGTGCGTCGCTATGAGGTTCAGGCGAAACTGGACGAAACAGCCCGTCAATCACTGGGAGCCGATCTGGATTTTATAAAAGGGTCTGCCGGTGCTTCTTTAGCGGTGGATGTTCAGCCATCGGGCAAGGCGACAGGGGTAGTCACACTCAACCTTCTTGAAACCGATATTTCCTTTGACGCGTTGCATATTCATAAGCCTATTGGTGTTACGGGTCTGTTGGGGCTTCAGTTTGCAACGGACGGGACGGGAAAAACGGACCTTTCCAATGTCCGTTTATCCGCAGATCAACTTGAACTTGTTGGAAAAGGATCGTTTGATCAAGATGGATTAAGCTCGTTTGCAGTGGACAGGCTGATTGTCGGGGAAAGCGACCTTGCGCTTAATGTAAATCGTGTCGCCGCAAATGAATATGCTTTGAATGTGTCCGGGCCAGTGCTGGATTTGCGTCCTTTCGTTTTGAAAGAGAAGGTTGCGGAAGCAGACGGTATCTCAGAAAAAACTGAGGATGTCGCGGACGAGAAAGCCCTGATTTGGAATAGCAATATAAAAATTGGAACGGCTTTGTTAGCGGGCGGCGTTGCGTTAAAAAATCTGTCGGGACAATTATCGGCCAAAAATGATGTAATCCAGAAGGGCGACATTGCTGCCAGATTTACGGACGAATTCGGAATTTCATTTGCTTTACGCGAGAACAAAAACGGGCGGCAGTTTGAATTTCAGTCTGATCATGCGGGCTTGTTGTTGCGTGGGCTGGATGTCTATGACAATGCCCGTGATGGGACTCTCGAGGTTTCCGGTATGATCAATGATACCGGAGAAAACAGCCGCACCACCGGTGTCATGTCGATGAAAGAGGTTCGTATCGTGAAGGCCCCTGTATTGGGTAAAATACTGACCCTTGGCTCGCTTGGCGGAATTGTCGAACTTTTGCAAAATGACGGTATGACTTTTACGACGGTAGAAGGACCCTTCGTCTTTCAGGACGATGAGCTGTCGACAAAGGATTTTCGTGCAGTTGGATCGATCGGTATTACCTTTACGGGGAGCATTGATCAGAAACAGAAGACAATCGACGGCTTTGGGACAGTTATTCCGTCTTACACATTGAATTCAATTTTGGGGAATATTCCAATCCTTGGGCGCTTGCTGGTCGGCCGTGAAGGCGAAGGAATATTTGGCTTTTCCTATAAGGTCAAGGGAGGGTCAGATAATCCTGATATTAGTGTGAACCCTGTGTCAGCGCTTGCCCCGGGAATTTTGCGCCGCATGTTCTTTGAGCCTTGGGGAAAAGATGCGGAGGCACCGACAGTGGTTACACCAGAAGGTCAGGAAATCCGCGAAGAGGAAGGGAAGCCTTAA
- the tyrS gene encoding tyrosine--tRNA ligase: MTDLRSDFMKSFQERGYMHQCTDLEALDTAFNEKTVTAYIGFDCTARSLHVGSLMQIMILRLMQKMGHKPIVLMGGGTTKIGDPSFRDESRPLIDDAGIQDNMNGIKKVFEKFITFGDGPTDAVMVNNDDWLAKLEYIPFLREYGRHFSVNRMLSFESVKIRLDREQSLSFLEFNYMILQAYDFVELKKRFDCMLQIGGSDQWGNIINGTELGRRTNNFNLYGLTTPLLTTSSGAKMGKTASGAIWLNEDMLSAYDYWQYWRNTEDADVGRFLRLFTELPLDEIARLEALEGAELNDAKKILAGECTKLAHGEEAALAAAETARQTFEMGETAESLPTTEIPTSELDEGIPAFALFNRVGLSQSSSEARKLIKGGGARVNDEKVADEKRILTSADVNETGRIKLSAGKKRHHLILPA; this comes from the coding sequence ATGACCGACCTACGCTCAGATTTCATGAAAAGTTTCCAGGAACGTGGATACATGCACCAATGTACCGATCTGGAGGCATTGGACACCGCCTTTAATGAAAAGACGGTGACAGCGTATATCGGCTTTGACTGTACGGCCCGCAGTCTCCACGTTGGTAGCCTGATGCAGATCATGATCCTGCGTCTTATGCAGAAAATGGGGCATAAACCGATTGTCCTTATGGGGGGTGGCACCACAAAAATTGGGGACCCGTCTTTCCGCGATGAAAGCAGGCCACTGATCGATGACGCGGGCATTCAGGACAATATGAACGGCATCAAAAAAGTCTTTGAAAAGTTCATTACCTTCGGAGACGGACCGACAGATGCCGTCATGGTCAATAATGACGACTGGCTGGCCAAGCTCGAATATATTCCGTTTCTGCGAGAGTATGGCCGTCACTTTTCAGTCAATCGCATGCTCAGCTTTGAGAGTGTCAAAATCCGTCTGGATCGAGAGCAATCCCTGAGTTTTCTTGAATTCAACTATATGATCCTGCAGGCCTACGATTTTGTAGAACTGAAAAAACGGTTCGATTGCATGTTGCAAATTGGCGGCTCTGACCAATGGGGCAACATTATCAATGGCACTGAACTTGGACGCCGAACCAATAACTTTAATCTGTATGGTTTGACGACGCCGCTTCTGACAACGTCCTCCGGGGCGAAGATGGGAAAAACGGCATCCGGGGCAATCTGGCTAAACGAAGATATGCTCTCTGCGTATGACTACTGGCAGTATTGGAGAAACACAGAAGACGCCGATGTTGGTCGTTTTCTGCGTCTGTTCACCGAATTGCCACTGGATGAAATCGCTCGGCTTGAAGCGCTCGAAGGTGCGGAACTGAACGATGCCAAGAAAATTCTGGCGGGGGAATGCACGAAGCTTGCCCATGGGGAGGAGGCCGCCCTTGCCGCAGCCGAGACAGCCCGTCAGACTTTTGAAATGGGCGAAACAGCGGAAAGTTTGCCAACGACTGAAATTCCGACATCGGAACTGGACGAAGGTATTCCAGCCTTTGCTTTGTTTAACCGTGTTGGCCTTTCCCAGTCCAGCTCTGAGGCACGCAAATTGATCAAAGGTGGCGGTGCACGGGTCAATGACGAAAAAGTCGCAGACGAAAAACGGATACTCACGTCAGCCGACGTCAATGAAACAGGTCGGATCAAATTGTCTGCTGGTAAAAAACGGCATCATTTGATCTTGCCTGCCTGA
- a CDS encoding anhydro-N-acetylmuramic acid kinase, with translation MTNRQEEAIWAVGLMSGTSMDGVDAAMIRTDGHTVFEAGPTQSISYEPDFAQQFKRWLGKKNAPDAVVDHFTRLNAEAVDAVVRKSSVPVSDIGVVGFHGQTLFHDAPNGITVQIGNGQLLADLTGIDVVTDFRTNDVKSGGEGAPFAPLYHQALATDLTLPVMVLNLGGVANVSYVGTDILLAFDTGPASALIDDWVQLKGGGLFDEGGKIAARGTVDQTALAGLMDNPYFNKPAPKSLDRNDFSMTPIKSLSIEDGAATLTEFTVQTIARALDHCPTVPNRWLVTGGGRKNKTMMEGIANAVGAAVEPVEAVGWNGDELEAEAFAFLAVRSLKGLPLSLPTTTGVPMPTTGGRLFQIRRDRQAG, from the coding sequence ATGACTAATCGACAAGAAGAAGCAATTTGGGCCGTTGGGTTGATGAGTGGCACCTCTATGGATGGGGTTGATGCGGCAATGATCCGGACGGATGGTCATACGGTATTTGAAGCGGGTCCTACCCAATCAATTTCCTACGAACCTGATTTTGCTCAGCAGTTTAAACGCTGGCTTGGCAAAAAGAACGCACCAGACGCAGTCGTTGATCATTTCACAAGGTTAAATGCCGAGGCGGTTGACGCCGTTGTAAGAAAATCGAGCGTACCAGTATCCGACATCGGAGTTGTCGGCTTCCACGGACAAACCTTGTTTCATGATGCGCCAAACGGGATCACCGTCCAGATTGGAAATGGTCAGTTGCTTGCTGATCTTACGGGTATCGATGTGGTCACCGATTTTCGTACGAATGATGTTAAATCAGGCGGCGAAGGTGCTCCTTTTGCGCCGCTTTACCATCAGGCATTGGCGACTGATCTGACCCTTCCGGTTATGGTTCTCAATTTGGGAGGCGTTGCGAATGTAAGCTATGTTGGCACCGATATACTGCTTGCATTTGATACCGGCCCCGCCAGTGCACTGATTGATGATTGGGTGCAATTGAAAGGGGGCGGCCTGTTCGATGAGGGCGGTAAAATCGCGGCCCGCGGAACAGTGGATCAAACCGCACTTGCAGGGTTGATGGACAATCCATACTTCAACAAGCCGGCACCCAAAAGCCTCGATCGCAATGATTTTTCGATGACACCAATAAAGAGCCTTTCGATAGAGGATGGGGCCGCGACGCTCACTGAATTTACAGTTCAAACAATCGCCAGGGCGCTGGATCATTGCCCAACCGTGCCAAATCGCTGGCTGGTAACCGGTGGCGGGCGGAAGAACAAGACCATGATGGAGGGCATAGCCAACGCGGTTGGTGCGGCCGTGGAGCCGGTGGAGGCCGTCGGTTGGAATGGAGATGAGTTAGAGGCAGAGGCATTTGCCTTTTTGGCTGTACGAAGCCTGAAAGGTCTTCCATTGAGCCTGCCTACGACGACCGGGGTTCCAATGCCGACAACGGGTGGTCGGCTTTTTCAGATCAGACGGGATCGTCAAGCTGGATAG
- the modC gene encoding molybdenum ABC transporter ATP-binding protein, whose protein sequence is MSGSINARVNGEVGQFRLDFEATLPGHGITALFGPSGCGKTSVLRWMAGLMEMPDSHFSLHGHVWNAPGQFTPPHKRSVGYVFQDGALFPHLTVHKNLTYGMKRASKNGHSINLEEIISLMGLGPLLDRSTVSLSGGEKQRVAIGRALVTHPDILLMDEPLSALDKQSKNNIIPYIETMKETLSIPIILVSHDIAEIERLADHMVLMEAGKVVTTGPLIDVLCDPSLPFASEENPATIVQADLVHFIQEDALTEFKIGTQSLFLPGQIGRSGQTHRVRISAGDVSLSPDYPSETTILNILEVQIHQIMEIGNGRVTVFLHLKDCEDIQLIARISARSAKKFGFKVGGQVFAQIKGTPMVERR, encoded by the coding sequence ATGAGCGGTTCCATCAACGCCCGCGTTAACGGAGAGGTTGGACAATTCCGTCTGGATTTTGAAGCCACTCTTCCCGGGCATGGGATAACGGCTTTATTTGGCCCCTCAGGATGCGGTAAAACCTCTGTCTTACGCTGGATGGCAGGGCTCATGGAGATGCCGGACAGTCACTTCTCTCTACACGGCCATGTGTGGAATGCACCGGGACAGTTTACGCCCCCCCATAAACGGTCGGTCGGCTATGTATTTCAGGATGGCGCTCTTTTCCCTCACCTGACAGTCCATAAAAACCTGACTTACGGGATGAAACGAGCGTCCAAAAATGGTCATTCAATTAACCTGGAAGAGATCATCTCCCTAATGGGCCTTGGGCCGCTGTTGGACCGATCAACAGTGTCTCTTTCGGGCGGTGAAAAACAACGGGTTGCTATTGGACGGGCCCTTGTGACCCATCCTGATATATTGCTGATGGATGAACCCTTATCCGCCCTGGATAAACAGTCAAAGAACAACATCATCCCGTATATCGAAACGATGAAAGAAACCCTTTCAATCCCCATTATTCTGGTAAGCCATGATATTGCTGAAATTGAGCGTCTTGCTGATCATATGGTTTTGATGGAGGCGGGTAAGGTCGTCACGACTGGCCCTTTAATAGATGTTTTATGTGATCCATCCCTGCCCTTCGCCTCAGAAGAGAACCCTGCAACAATTGTGCAGGCCGACCTGGTTCATTTCATTCAGGAAGATGCTCTTACAGAATTCAAAATCGGTACTCAAAGCCTATTCCTTCCCGGACAGATTGGCCGCTCTGGGCAAACCCATCGGGTCCGTATTTCGGCAGGGGACGTCAGTCTGTCCCCTGACTATCCATCGGAAACAACCATTCTGAATATTCTAGAGGTACAGATCCACCAGATTATGGAAATTGGAAACGGGCGTGTAACCGTCTTCCTGCATCTGAAAGATTGTGAGGATATACAGCTAATCGCCCGTATTTCTGCAAGATCAGCCAAAAAATTCGGATTTAAGGTCGGGGGGCAGGTTTTCGCCCAAATAAAGGGAACCCCTATGGTGGAACGTCGATAA
- the modB gene encoding molybdate ABC transporter permease subunit encodes MIETIWLTVKLASLTTFFLLLLGTPLAWWLSRSTAWWKEGVSALVAVPLVLPPTVLGFYLLLLLSPDSPVGQFFETLFGKTLPFTFEGLVIGSILYSLPFVVQPVRNAFDAISERTMEAAATLRASPLDAFFSIALPMARPGLLTGAILGFAHTVGEFGVVLMIGGNIPGETRVLSIAIYDHVEALEWDQAHMISAGMLVFSFLVILFMMMLEKRLRREQ; translated from the coding sequence ATGATTGAGACCATTTGGCTTACGGTGAAACTGGCAAGTTTGACAACGTTTTTTCTACTGCTTCTGGGAACACCACTGGCTTGGTGGTTATCCCGCAGTACCGCCTGGTGGAAAGAAGGTGTCAGCGCACTTGTTGCCGTACCGCTTGTTCTGCCGCCCACCGTTCTTGGTTTTTACCTTCTTCTCCTGCTTAGTCCGGATAGCCCCGTCGGGCAATTCTTTGAAACCCTGTTTGGCAAAACCCTCCCCTTCACCTTTGAAGGCCTGGTGATTGGGTCGATCCTTTATTCGCTGCCTTTTGTTGTTCAGCCGGTTCGCAACGCGTTCGATGCGATAAGCGAACGCACAATGGAGGCGGCAGCAACGCTGCGTGCATCGCCCCTGGATGCATTTTTTTCAATTGCCTTGCCAATGGCTCGCCCAGGCCTGCTGACCGGCGCCATATTGGGATTTGCCCACACAGTTGGGGAGTTCGGTGTTGTCCTTATGATCGGTGGTAACATTCCCGGCGAAACACGGGTTCTTTCAATTGCCATTTATGATCATGTTGAAGCCTTGGAGTGGGATCAGGCCCACATGATTTCTGCCGGAATGCTGGTCTTTTCTTTCCTTGTTATCCTTTTCATGATGATGCTTGAAAAACGGCTGAGGAGAGAACAATGA